From the genome of Tachysurus fulvidraco isolate hzauxx_2018 chromosome 20, HZAU_PFXX_2.0, whole genome shotgun sequence, one region includes:
- the LOC113660276 gene encoding lamin-B1-like isoform X1, whose product MATPTPPNRRASSGTPLSTTRITRLQEKDDLCNLNDRLAKYIDKVRSLESENSVLRLQISEKEEVSQELTVFKSLYEDKLTDARRSLDDTTKERARLQSELGQLRTEHDQLLQNYSKKDADLAGCQARLKDMEASLKTKEASLATAYSEKESLEVMLADLHAQIQELEAGLISAKKQLGDETLQRVDVENRYQSLVEELEFHKHMFEVEIKETQRRHETLLVEVDSGRQSEYEFKLAQALADMRQQHDDHVKLYKEEMERIHLDKLKNIQLSSDMYSSAASLAREELKESIMRVESLSAQLASLQKEPGKRDRSDSSCTVGGVKQEQTRGWQDRINDLEAALADEKVLSRKILADKEQEIAEIRAKMGQRLEEYEQLLDVKLALDMEINAYRYLLEGEEERLKVSPLSSRSSSPSDWM is encoded by the exons ATGGCGACGCCCACCCCGCCAAACCGCAGAGCGAGCAGCGGGACCCCTCTGAGCACCACCAGGATCACCAGACTGCAGGAGAAAGATGATCTCTGCAACCTCAACGACCGCCTGGCCAAATATATCGACAAAGTCAGGAGTCTCGAGTCAGAGAACAGTGTTCTTCGCCTACAGATTTCTGAAAAGGAAGAGGTGAGCCAGGAGCTGACCGTCTTCAAGTCTCTGTATGAGGACAAGCTCACAGACGCGCGACGCTCTTTAGACGACACCACTAAAGAACGAGCCAGGCTTCAGAGCGAGCTGGGACAACTCCGAACCGAGCATGATCAACTCCTGCAGAA CTATTCTAAAAAGGATGCAGACCTGGCTGGATGTCAGGCCCGGCTGAAGGATATGGAGGCATCATTGAAAACTAAGGAGGCCAGTCTGGCCACAGCCTATTCTGAGAAGGAAAGCCTTGAGGTCATGCTAGCAGATCTGCATGCCCAGATCCAGGAG CTGGAGGCCGGACTGATTTCAGCTAAGAAGCAGCTGGGAGATGAGACTCTGCAGAGGGTGGATGTGGAGAACCGCTACCAGAGCCTGGTGGAGGAACTTGAGTTCCACAAACACATGTTCGAAGTG GAAATTAAGGAGACCCAGCGCAGGCATGAGACCCTTCTGGTTGAAGTGGACTCCGGTCGCCAGAGTGAGTACGAGTTCAAGCTTGCTCAGGCCCTGGCAGACATGAGGCAGCAGCATGATGATCATGTAAAACTCTACAAGGAAGAGATGGAGCGGATTCATCTTGACAAG ctgAAGAACATACAACTGTCTTCAGATATGTACAGCAGTGCAGCAAGCTTGGCACGAGAAGAGCTGAAGGAATCTATTATGAGAGTTGAGAGTCTGTCAGCTCAGCTGGCCAGCTTGCAGAAGGAG CcaggaaagagagacaggagtGACAGCAGCTGCACAGTAGGAGGAGTGAAACAGGAGCAG ACACGTGGCTGGCAGGATCGCATCAATGACCTGGAGGCTGCTCTGGCCGATGAGAAGGTTCTGAGCCGCAAGATACTGGCTGATAAAGAGCAAGAGATCGCGGAGATCCGAGCCAAGATGGGGCAGAGGCTTGAAGAGTATGAGCAGCTGCTGGATGTCAAACTGGCCTTGGACATGGAGATCAATGCTTACAGATATCTACTGGAGGGCGAGGAGGAGAG ATTGAAGGTTTCTCCACTTTCGTCACGGTCATCGTCTCCATCAGACTGGATGTAA
- the LOC113660276 gene encoding lamin-B1-like isoform X2: MATPTPPNRRASSGTPLSTTRITRLQEKDDLCNLNDRLAKYIDKVRSLESENSVLRLQISEKEEVSQELTVFKSLYEDKLTDARRSLDDTTKERARLQSELGQLRTEHDQLLQNYSKKDADLAGCQARLKDMEASLKTKEASLATAYSEKESLEVMLADLHAQIQELEAGLISAKKQLGDETLQRVDVENRYQSLVEELEFHKHMFEVEIKETQRRHETLLVEVDSGRQSEYEFKLAQALADMRQQHDDHVKLYKEEMERIHLDKLKNIQLSSDMYSSAASLAREELKESIMRVESLSAQLASLQKETRGWQDRINDLEAALADEKVLSRKILADKEQEIAEIRAKMGQRLEEYEQLLDVKLALDMEINAYRYLLEGEEERLKVSPLSSRSSSPSDWM; this comes from the exons ATGGCGACGCCCACCCCGCCAAACCGCAGAGCGAGCAGCGGGACCCCTCTGAGCACCACCAGGATCACCAGACTGCAGGAGAAAGATGATCTCTGCAACCTCAACGACCGCCTGGCCAAATATATCGACAAAGTCAGGAGTCTCGAGTCAGAGAACAGTGTTCTTCGCCTACAGATTTCTGAAAAGGAAGAGGTGAGCCAGGAGCTGACCGTCTTCAAGTCTCTGTATGAGGACAAGCTCACAGACGCGCGACGCTCTTTAGACGACACCACTAAAGAACGAGCCAGGCTTCAGAGCGAGCTGGGACAACTCCGAACCGAGCATGATCAACTCCTGCAGAA CTATTCTAAAAAGGATGCAGACCTGGCTGGATGTCAGGCCCGGCTGAAGGATATGGAGGCATCATTGAAAACTAAGGAGGCCAGTCTGGCCACAGCCTATTCTGAGAAGGAAAGCCTTGAGGTCATGCTAGCAGATCTGCATGCCCAGATCCAGGAG CTGGAGGCCGGACTGATTTCAGCTAAGAAGCAGCTGGGAGATGAGACTCTGCAGAGGGTGGATGTGGAGAACCGCTACCAGAGCCTGGTGGAGGAACTTGAGTTCCACAAACACATGTTCGAAGTG GAAATTAAGGAGACCCAGCGCAGGCATGAGACCCTTCTGGTTGAAGTGGACTCCGGTCGCCAGAGTGAGTACGAGTTCAAGCTTGCTCAGGCCCTGGCAGACATGAGGCAGCAGCATGATGATCATGTAAAACTCTACAAGGAAGAGATGGAGCGGATTCATCTTGACAAG ctgAAGAACATACAACTGTCTTCAGATATGTACAGCAGTGCAGCAAGCTTGGCACGAGAAGAGCTGAAGGAATCTATTATGAGAGTTGAGAGTCTGTCAGCTCAGCTGGCCAGCTTGCAGAAGGAG ACACGTGGCTGGCAGGATCGCATCAATGACCTGGAGGCTGCTCTGGCCGATGAGAAGGTTCTGAGCCGCAAGATACTGGCTGATAAAGAGCAAGAGATCGCGGAGATCCGAGCCAAGATGGGGCAGAGGCTTGAAGAGTATGAGCAGCTGCTGGATGTCAAACTGGCCTTGGACATGGAGATCAATGCTTACAGATATCTACTGGAGGGCGAGGAGGAGAG ATTGAAGGTTTCTCCACTTTCGTCACGGTCATCGTCTCCATCAGACTGGATGTAA
- the LOC113660308 gene encoding la-related protein 6-like: MDRTKKYFSTPNENDEDIDLDDWIPPDADLIEKMVSQIEYYLSDENLVKDAFLLKHVRRNKMGYVNIKLLTSFKKMKQLTKDWRVTAYALRHSLILEVNKEGNKVRRIEPVPESVLFQVPSRLLLVWNITESNLTENMAHGTSTPCKSTMETAIAILEPFGTITMARVNRPGRELLPELQKYSYRYPELFTKESVLVEYEDLEGAGRAYHQLSQSEGNMRVLLIGKASKKKAVDVGLEDKSNGKGISILNQRMLQLQTCGEDSSAYSSSESEFTSSSPLSIPRVCSGQVCSSPLNSPRSSPRCIRAPLPGPRISPLLASEVWGSPDTSPELREKRKLCGNQNKHCQTSDKKLLNGDTAPPGVLRLPYGPDGSRGFHAILVRRRLHYSFKV; the protein is encoded by the exons ATGGACAGGACTAAAAA ATATTTCTCTACGCCGAATGAAAACGATGAAGATATAGACCTTGATGACTGGATACCTCCGGATGCTGATCTAATAGAAAAGATGGTCTCTCAGATTGAATATTATCTCTCTGATGAGAATCTGGTCAAGGATGCTTTCCTTTTAAAGCATGTCAGGAGAAATAAGATGGGTTATGTCAATATCAAGTTGCTGACCTCTTTTAAAAAG ATGAAGCAGTTGACAAAAGATTGGCGGGTCACAGCATATGCCCTCCGGCATTCGTTAATACTAGAGGTGAACAAAGAGGGAAATAAAGTGCGCAGAATTGAGCCGGTGCCCGAGTCTGTCCTCTTTCAGGTACCGAGCAGACTGCTGCTGGTCTGGAACATCACAGAATCAAATCTGACAGAGAACATGGCACACGGCACATCAACACCTTGCAAGAGCACCATGGAAACTGCTATTGCAATTCTGGAGCCGTTTGGTACCATTACCATGGCTCGGGTCAACAGGCCTGGCAGAGAGCTCCTGCCTGAGCTTCAGAAATACAGCTACAGATACCCAGAGCTGTTCACTAAGGAGAGCGTACTAGTGGAATATGAAGATCTGGAAGGAGCTGGACGTGCTTACCACCAACTGTCACAGTCTGAAGGTAACATGAGAGTACTCCTGATAGGGAAAGCTTCCAAGAAGAAAGCCGTAGATGTGGGTTTGGAGGACAAAAGTAATGGGAAGGGGATCTCCATCCTGAACCAACGCATGTTGCAGCTTCAGACTTGTGGTGAAGACTCATCAGCATATAGCTCCTCAGAATCTGAGTTCACCTCTTCATCGCCTTTGAGCATACCTCGTGTTTGTTCTGGCCAGGTGTGTAGCAGCCCCTTAAATAGCCCACGTTCAAGCCCTAGATGTATACGTGCACCCCTTCCAGGCCCTCGCATTTCTCCACTGTTAGCCTCAGAGGTCTGGGGAAGTCCAGACACAAGTCCAGAGTTGCGAGAGAAACGAAAGTTGtgcggcaaccaaaacaaacactgtcAGACGAGTGATAAAAAGCTACTAAATGGAGACACGGCACCTCCTGGAGTCCTACGCCTGCCTTACGGTCCTGACGGGAGTAGAGGTTTTCACGCAATCTTAGTTAGAAGACGActtcattattcatttaaagtaTAA